In Brassica napus cultivar Da-Ae chromosome A3, Da-Ae, whole genome shotgun sequence, the sequence TTCAAGGAGGCAATGAAGGAACGTGTTCGCGTTCAAGGGTTACACGCGCCTGCTCTGAGAGACGGAGACATAACATTgctttttcttgttttgattttgCGACCGGGACGTATCGAACTCGCGCACTGGACTTCAAAagtcttttgttttgttctttggTCAACGGGTTTGGTCGTTTTAAAGCCCGAAAAGCTATGGATCAAAGCCCAAATATATTTTCAGCCCAGTGTAAAATGTGTTGTTATCCGTTGGAGGACAAAAATATCCAAAGCATTGAACTTATAGGTCTTTACGATCATGTctcaaaaacattatttaatttttaaaatgttaataactaatataataactttaatacataaaatatgtaaaatttatacaaaatataatatctatataagttatatataactttttaaatatgtatatatatgcatagaaCGGATCCGTTCCAAAGaatattagtatttgtgatttgattcGTTTGATATAGATACTTTACTTCGTAAAGTTatggatatccagatttttcggTTCAAATCAGAATGgataactaattaaataaaaatttacatatattttgtcCAGGGCACTAGTCAAAGTTTTGCTCACCATAAATGGTCAATATATTGCATTAGACGATAATATCATATGActtaagtaataaaatattcaaaaatacttgagtttataaaatttataataaaaacatacatCACGGAACAACTTTCAAAGCTTCAATCGTTTTGTGCTCCCATGTTACACCGGAACAAGACTTGGAAGATACGCATAGCCGGAGACAAAAGGCCAGCTAAAACCTCGTTTATGTAGTTCTACCTCTTGTTTTTCTATCTCACCCTCTCCAAAAAGATAGATATTAACACTTACGCACCTTTCATTACTGTTACTTCCTCACAACATACAACAACCCTATTCTTCTTGTCAATAAAATGCACCTTAGTAGCAATACCTTCACAAGCACGAAATACCTGGCGGTCAGGTCTCGTCACACTAAAGAACTTGGTCCACGATATTATCACACCCTTCTTGCCCATGTTTGTAACCCATACTTCCATCTTCTCAGAAAGATTATTTCCTCTGAAAGCTGATAAGTTGTGAACATCATATGCACCATAGTCAAAGGGAAGAGAGGCCAAGGGCTCGAATGTCTCGGTagagaaattaaaaatttggatGAAGAAGCCAGCTTGATTCCATTTAGCAATCCAATACATGTTTCCCATGAGTGACACTCCTCTACAAGTTTTAACCACGTGCCAATCCAaagaaactttatattttttccaATAATTGGATTTGAGCTCGTATATATCAACAACCACTGTGTTTGTGTACTGATTTCTAAAGATATCTCTGTCGCCAAACCTCAAGATTTTGTAGCCACCATCTTGAGATAGACCATCGTATCCAATACCACCGTAGAAACAGTTAATGGAATAAGAACTCTCGGGCTTGATGCCTTGATCCATCGAACTTGATTCAAACATGGGTTCCAAACTGCCATCGCAGAGGACTCTAAGATGCATAGCAACAAGCCATCACAGTGAATCATAGTATAGATATCAGGTGTAACTTGAAATTCGTATGGGAGTGAAAAAGATGAGCAAGCTCTGGTCAGGGGACTGATTATTGTAACCTTGCGATCACTATTGATCCGTATGACGTGCTCCTCGACGAGAGCCAAGTGCTTGTTGACGAATCTCTTGTCATTGAAAAGAGCGAGCCATCGTTTGCATGCTAACTTGAATCGCATAAGAGATTTAGTTGGAACTCTACAAAGTATTTCCTCACATATTCGAGAGGTAAGGATGGACACTCATTCGAATCCATGACCAGAGAGAAGTATGGCTTcttgatatttttgaatatgtatGAACTAATAATGatctcatatttaaaaaaaatgctgccatcttatttataaagatttctttttttcaaaagtgATCTAATAATGTTTTGAAATAAGCTGGCGTGGACCAACCATTTTCAACGTATCTAATTTCTCAAAATTAAAACAGATGAAATAAATCAAAGAAAGTAATTAGTAAggtaaatacaaaaattgaaatatattttcccTCAAAAGTTCCATTCAATTCCAatagttgtgatattcattccCTTTAAAGTAATATTAAGGTGCATTATAACTGTTTTTAGAAATCAGtttcttaatatttattaaagtaaaaatacttcttcttttttttttaaataacactagattttataCTATCTCAAGAGTTGATTTTTAAAGAAGGTGTGACCCAACATTTTACACTTTAGCAGttcaactaataaaatatactgTATGAGATAAATTTTCCCATAAAATTTAGTATATTTCCTAGAATTGTGGGTTTATTAACTTTTACTAGTAATAATAGATCAATTTAATATTGCTAAAATATCAAAGGTAAATTATGATTATGTTATAAGAACCAATTTTTAATGAATCTAAGGAGGAGGAGGGGGATTATTGGGATATTGATTTGTCTAGAATTAAGAACTTTAGaagttaataaaatttaatgtcatGTGAATTctgaaaatatgtatatttagaTTAGTAAATgtcatcatatatttttataaattactaCAGATTTTCATGGGTTTGTTTTAACTCCTTTATATCATTCCCTTTGCAaagtaaatatatgatttatgtttTACTAAGAATTTCCAAAATTTGATTTCTTCCAATATAGTGTgcttattgtttttttgtataaatatttatttttttataagaatatgGTCATATTAATATGATAAGTAatatattaatagtttttatgCATGTCTAAGtatatttgtgttattttacTTCTTACTAATCATGAAAATACCATTACTGAAAACTATAATTAGTATATATGTAAAcattacaatttgtttttgtacaTGTAATTTAGATTGAAATTGTAGTAAATCTTTATCAACAATAGTTATACTgcttcttagattttttttttatcacaacggTTTCAAAAGTATCATAGATATAACTTATAAGGTCTTTGTTCGCCATCCATACGCGCAGCATCGAAATGCAGTTCTAGTTTGTTGttcattttttcaaattaaGAAATAGATTTATACACAAAAGCTAGAtgaaaaatgaaactcatattataaatttaaacaagagtctaaactattttttggtgaaatattataataaatttaaattaattttggtttatataatttacaataTGTTGCAAAATGacaattcaaacaaaataaaatagttattttctAATACAGTTTGAAATTGTgtttctgcaaaaaaaaccGTAGTAATAATGTGTTTtctgtcaaaataaaaaaaaatgttttattttgaaaaccgTAAAACCGTGTTTTGTTATTCAAATTGTAAAactatactagattttgacccgtgcaaccgcacgggtgtttgttttcacttttctatacataaattattgttttagaacataagtggtatatatttttaatgttaatcatatacttaaatatttatataactatttcaaatacaataattttataatttacatgttataattaattaattgtttaaaccgtaTGTATTtaccacttcttattatatatttatcttattgtatttgcatttagttattaagcaaattaatatattaatgagaaaatatatttgaaaattattttgtatttaatttatgctaaattttgACCCGtctttcaaaactggatttctttttaccaatattagatcatttattattgtatatataaaagtctaagatatgttaatttttagacatgtattatatagtttgttaattttaagctattctatcatcatattatattttaaataaataatttatatttatgaaaataaaatttataaatttatcaattgaatataattttatcatatttattttagtataataattatattttaacatgatcatgactagataaaataggatataatttatttatttttatttttaaacgataacttaaaatacattaagttattgtttaaatatttttacacagatttattagaatttttaaaatataatatataaatatatattatatttaaaatgaaaatatattgtgattaaaatagttacaaagattttatattattaactttaaataaaatcatgttaatttttatacatgtattatatagtttgataatgttaacccatcttaccaacatattagattttatttttgaacataaatattttataattacgaaaataaaataaataaatatataaatttaatacaattttattatatttagctcaatataataattttattttaatatgattgattatgattatataataaataaaatattatagatttttttatttttaattttatataactgaatatattaatgtataataatattttaaactaatttcgaaattagcaaaaatatttaaatatttcaaaaatgaagatcttgtaaaaatctttttaaacagatttgttagaattttaaaataaatatatttatatttaaaatgaaaagatatcaaaagatattatgattaaaatattttaaaaattctatttattattagtctgaactaaaatataatatgaatttctatgaataggtccattaggtccattttttaaaaaaatcatacatgaatcaaagttgtgacttctattttaatatataagattttccatcaaaacaaaaaaagatgattttttgttaaaactttTCTATCAGATTTGCAAAAGGGCAGATATATATACTCCACCTCAATTCACTATTTGTCCCAAATTATTATTTCATGGCATATATCTAATTTGGccattctttttatattttggcCCAATTTTCTCAAATGTAAAAGTCTATTTTTCGCAAAAACCATATAATCTCCACGATCACTTCATATTgcccaacccccccccccccccccccccccccccccctccaatttatttttttttttcttttacccaAAATGGTAAAATCTCATTTTCTCACTCAGAGATTCCTCGGATCGGAAGCAAAATTGAATTCTATCAGAAAAACTTGGAGCTTCGAGGGGAAGTCGAAGCTATTTTTCGTAGATCGGTTTTTGGTGCTCAAGTGAGAGAAAATGCTACAGCAAGAGAAAAGTACTCGGCGAACTTTTCACGGCAAGAAAATGTATGTATGTATCTAGATATTGTTACAAActcaaaaagaaacaagaatgCTTCCAAATGCATTATTTTGAGTCTGTATCTTTTGCGTGGATACAGAAGGGAAACAACAAGGATGCTGATGCTTTGGCTAAGCAAGCCTTGGTGCTATGTTCCTCTGATAACTATCCACTAAGATCTgcatgttacaaaaaaaaagatgcaaaAACCAAAATTAGAAACAAACAATATTTTGATACTATCACACATGACATGTAATATATTGAGTTAAATAAAGAGATCGAATTTAAATTCTACGTAGTCGGCTATTTCTAAAGAATTTTTAGTGTTTTCtcgttttatattaattattgtttccaaacttttttctgttttgtgattttcaGTCAGGATTTTCACGgtcttaaatattaatatagaaGACAGTGTCTAATCCTACTGactggtttagggtttaatcaCAAATAGACGAgtttttgaactttttaaaaaatcaatatcaaattTGTTCTACCTTCAAGGAAAACAATTATGACAAACAACTTGGTACAGATTGGATAATCTCTTCCAACAGTAAAGACTGTTGTTCCTTTTGTATTATCAGTTTAGTTACCCAAATCGTTTTGAGTAATTTtactctttttcttcatttatctgttgacaaaaaaaaaagattaatagcAGAACGTACATCATTTGCCATTTATTCACTCATATAGTCTTCTCCTAATATGCCATATTCCCTCCCCCCACCCACTTTGTTTCCTGTTTTTTTCCCTCACGGAAACTCTCAAGGACTTTGTATAATTTTGCGTTTATATCTCGCCCTCATCCATTTCCTGGCAGATTCATAttgatacactattttttttttttgcttattaaTATAATCCACCAATACCAATTAAAGCAGAGAAACAAAAAgagtacaaaataataattactaaATAATCCTAACTAACGTTTTTGCGTTTTATAGATACCATTTAACTTGTACGGAACGGGAAATAAAATAGAGTTTCTATCCACAAATTGGTCGTAGTTAATAATAAAACCAACCCATCAAGACATACATAAcacccaaaataaaaaagtacttCTTCCTTCATATATGCTTTTAATTAAACGTGCATATATTATATGAAGAAACTTTCAAAAGCCAaagcaaatatatatgtttaaaccCTCAAGAAAACATTATACGAACTATATGTACTAAAGCCATAAAGCACCAGCTTCCTTGAGCAGCCTTTTCAATGTCCCGTCAAGATGAAGAGTCATAACGGTAGTGGCAGTTCCTATTAATTTTCCTCCGATGAAAACCACGGGAACCTGAGGGCTACATCCTAACCGGGCCAAAGCCCGCTCAATATCTTTACCGTACATGTATTGATCGATCTCGACAATCGCAGGACTCACTCCTTGCTCATAAAACAGACATTTAATTGCATGAGACATGCAGCATGTACTCTTGCTGAATATTACCACTGCACTTTGTGACGCTAACCTTGCTACCACATCCATTTTTATAGTAATAGTATTACTCTTTTAGTATGTAGATGTTTTGTTCTTTGTATTGCTTGGATATTTTGTGTTGATAGTCAGTTTTGGAGAGGTGAGTCTCTGAACTCTATATATACACGTACCGACATGTAATCTAAATGAACATGTTGAGGCATCTTGGATTAGTGATGGGGCAACGCTAAATATGGAGAATCTTATTTTCGGAACTTGGATTGTGGATAATAGAAGGTGATGATGATATGATGCTCGAGAGTTGACAAATCTGAGTAAGATACTACTGTAGACCAGTACAGAGACCGATATGCATATGGTAACTTGTGATGATGCATGAAGAGAAAAATTCCAACGTTACGTGTTAAGCGAATGTCAACTTTGCATTGATTCTCATTTGACCATTTACTTTCATGCCGCAGAGCGATTCACGTCGCCACTCTTATAGTCTATAAAACTAATGACGAGCTACAGATCAGCAGACCATAAGGCTAATTAAATAATCCACCAGAAAGGT encodes:
- the LOC106444183 gene encoding monothiol glutaredoxin-S10, which codes for MDVVARLASQSAVVIFSKSTCCMSHAIKCLFYEQGVSPAIVEIDQYMYGKDIERALARLGCSPQVPVVFIGGKLIGTATTVMTLHLDGTLKRLLKEAGALWL